A single genomic interval of Asinibacterium sp. OR53 harbors:
- a CDS encoding tyrosine-type recombinase/integrase translates to MSIPEYPSLQSFLDHLKYERRYSQHTIIGYRTDLEQFFAYLASQFESPGLSAISSMMIRSWLAELKEDEIAARSINRKISSLKSFFKYQLKIGELEQTPMTTIVSPKQGKRLPVFVEEKSMEGLFNPELYEEGWQGRTQRLVLMLFYHTGMRLSELVNLKYSQLDGAQSQLKVLGKGNKERIIPVSRELVAELQQYQSDKTGELAIADRLFVTEKGKPLQPRSVYAFVKAKLGAVTTVQKKSPHVLRHSFATHLMNNGADLNAVKELLGHSSLAATQVYTHNTIEKLKEVFKKAHPKA, encoded by the coding sequence ATGTCCATACCCGAATACCCATCCTTGCAGTCCTTCCTGGACCACCTCAAATACGAGCGGCGCTATTCGCAGCATACCATTATTGGGTACCGGACCGACCTGGAGCAGTTTTTCGCCTACCTGGCCAGCCAGTTCGAGTCGCCAGGCCTGTCCGCCATCAGTTCCATGATGATCAGGAGTTGGCTGGCAGAACTGAAAGAAGACGAGATAGCGGCGCGGTCCATCAACCGGAAAATATCTTCACTTAAATCTTTTTTTAAATACCAGTTGAAAATAGGGGAGTTGGAGCAAACGCCCATGACCACCATTGTATCGCCCAAACAAGGTAAAAGGCTGCCGGTTTTTGTGGAAGAAAAAAGCATGGAAGGCTTATTCAACCCCGAACTCTACGAAGAGGGATGGCAGGGCCGCACACAGCGCTTGGTGCTCATGCTGTTTTATCATACGGGTATGCGTTTGAGCGAGTTGGTCAATCTTAAATATAGCCAGCTCGATGGAGCGCAGTCGCAACTGAAAGTACTGGGAAAAGGAAATAAGGAGCGCATCATACCGGTTTCCAGGGAGCTGGTAGCGGAACTGCAACAGTATCAAAGCGATAAAACCGGTGAACTGGCTATAGCCGACCGCTTATTTGTAACCGAAAAGGGCAAGCCGCTGCAGCCCCGTTCCGTGTATGCGTTTGTAAAAGCCAAACTGGGGGCCGTAACCACGGTTCAGAAGAAGAGTCCGCACGTGCTGCGACATAGTTTTGCCACCCACCTGATGAACAACGGGGCCGACCTGAACGCGGTAAAAGAGCTGCTGGGCCACAGCAGCCTGGCGGCCACCCAGGTGTACACCCACAACACGATCGAGAAGCTGAAAGAAGTGTTCAAAAAGGCACATCCGAAGGCCTGA
- the rpsU gene encoding 30S ribosomal protein S21 produces MLIIDSKDCENIDKALKKYKKKFEKSKVLLQLRSRQAFTKPSVRRRGDVLKAIYKQQIASGKIER; encoded by the coding sequence ATGCTCATCATTGATTCAAAAGATTGCGAGAACATCGACAAAGCGCTCAAAAAGTACAAGAAGAAATTTGAGAAAAGCAAGGTTTTATTGCAATTGAGGTCGCGTCAGGCATTTACCAAGCCGTCTGTAAGACGTCGTGGAGATGTGCTGAAGGCCATCTACAAGCAGCAGATAGCAAGTGGAAAGATAGAAAGATAA
- a CDS encoding riboflavin synthase produces MFTGIIESTGKIVSIEKKGSNASFWASSPLSGELKIDQSVSHDGVCLTVDELKDGMHRVTAIEETLKKTNLGSWAAGSEINLERCMVMNGRLDGHIVQGHADCTAICQERKELDGSWEFIFQFPAEFAHLVIEKGSIAVNGTSLTCFNVNRDHFTVAIIPYTFEHTSIKHVQAGTAVNLEFDILGKYVQRWMSLGR; encoded by the coding sequence ATGTTTACAGGCATTATCGAATCGACAGGAAAAATCGTCTCTATTGAGAAAAAGGGCTCCAATGCCAGTTTCTGGGCCAGTTCTCCCCTCTCGGGCGAACTGAAAATAGACCAGAGTGTGAGTCACGATGGCGTTTGCCTAACGGTGGATGAGCTGAAAGACGGCATGCACCGGGTAACAGCCATTGAAGAAACCCTGAAAAAGACCAACCTGGGTAGCTGGGCGGCCGGCAGCGAGATCAACCTGGAAAGATGTATGGTCATGAACGGCCGGCTCGATGGCCATATTGTACAGGGGCATGCCGATTGCACTGCTATCTGCCAGGAAAGAAAGGAACTGGATGGCAGTTGGGAGTTCATCTTTCAATTTCCTGCGGAGTTTGCCCACCTGGTCATTGAGAAAGGGTCTATTGCCGTTAACGGGACCAGTCTTACCTGCTTCAATGTGAACCGCGATCATTTCACGGTAGCCATCATTCCTTATACATTCGAACATACCAGTATCAAGCACGTGCAAGCTGGCACGGCGGTCAACCTTGAATTCGATATACTGGGTAAATATGTGCAGCGCTGGATGAGCCTGGGGCGTTAG
- the hscA gene encoding Fe-S protein assembly chaperone HscA yields MARIGINIATGSLQQAEMIVGIDLGTTNSLVAIIHPENKQPAALKEHNTSSLVPSIVHFDAMGNPEVGETAKAYLETDPQHTIFSVKRLMGKSYKDVKDNAGFFTYKVIDDDTDSLVKVQVGDRFYSPIELSSLILKELKQRAEHILKTPVTKAVITVPAYFNDAQRQATRDAGKLAGLDVLRIVNEPTAASLAYGMGLNKEEEKTIAVYDLGGGTFDISLLRISNGIYEVLSTNGDTYLGGDDFDRTIMQYWMKERGIDATVLHQDKQLAQSLRLKAEAAKRALSTDELFSDEWNGGKLGLSRTLFASLIQPLIDTTIGCCRNALKDAELTTADIDTVVMVGGSTRIPAVKQAVSAFFGKPVNDSVNPDEVVALGAAVQADILAGNNKDFLLLDITPLSLGIETMGGLMDVLIPRNSKIPTKVGRQYTTQKDGQSGMRISVFQGERDLVKDNRKLAEFNLTGIPAMPAGLPKVELSFLINADGILVVKAKELRSGVEQSIEVKPQYGLTDTEVEKMLLESITHAGDDMQARALVEAKTEGEQLLGLTEKFISKNPSLLSAEELQTTAQAMQALQLALTMDDKNLIQKKTEELNDITRPFAERAMDQAVSQAMKGKQIG; encoded by the coding sequence ATGGCTCGAATAGGCATCAATATAGCAACCGGCAGTTTACAACAGGCAGAAATGATCGTAGGCATCGACCTGGGCACCACGAACAGCCTGGTGGCCATCATTCACCCGGAAAACAAGCAGCCGGCCGCTTTGAAAGAACACAATACCAGCAGCCTCGTTCCCAGCATCGTTCATTTCGATGCCATGGGCAACCCCGAAGTGGGCGAAACAGCGAAAGCTTACCTGGAAACAGATCCCCAGCATACCATTTTTAGTGTGAAGCGGTTGATGGGAAAAAGTTATAAAGACGTAAAAGACAATGCCGGTTTCTTCACCTATAAAGTGATCGATGATGATACCGATAGCCTGGTGAAAGTGCAGGTGGGCGATCGTTTTTATTCACCCATTGAATTATCCTCCCTTATACTCAAAGAACTGAAACAGCGCGCCGAGCATATTCTCAAAACACCCGTAACCAAAGCGGTGATCACCGTGCCGGCCTATTTCAACGACGCACAACGGCAGGCTACCCGCGACGCAGGTAAACTGGCAGGATTGGATGTGCTGCGCATTGTGAATGAACCAACTGCCGCCAGTCTGGCCTACGGCATGGGATTGAATAAGGAAGAAGAAAAAACAATCGCAGTGTACGACCTGGGTGGCGGCACTTTTGATATTTCCCTGTTACGCATCAGCAACGGCATTTATGAAGTGCTGAGCACCAATGGCGATACCTATTTGGGAGGCGATGATTTCGACAGGACCATCATGCAATACTGGATGAAAGAACGAGGCATCGATGCAACTGTATTGCACCAGGATAAACAACTGGCACAATCATTAAGACTGAAAGCCGAAGCGGCCAAGCGTGCATTGAGTACAGATGAATTGTTCAGCGATGAATGGAATGGCGGAAAACTGGGATTGAGCAGAACCCTGTTTGCCTCGCTGATACAACCATTGATCGATACCACCATCGGCTGTTGCAGGAATGCCTTGAAAGACGCAGAACTCACTACCGCCGATATCGATACGGTGGTGATGGTAGGAGGTAGCACCCGTATACCTGCTGTAAAGCAGGCGGTGAGCGCTTTTTTCGGAAAACCGGTGAACGACTCAGTGAACCCCGATGAAGTAGTAGCACTCGGCGCCGCAGTACAGGCCGATATCCTCGCCGGCAACAACAAAGATTTTTTACTGCTTGATATCACACCGTTAAGCCTGGGCATAGAAACCATGGGTGGATTGATGGACGTGCTCATCCCCCGTAATTCAAAAATCCCTACCAAAGTGGGGCGTCAATATACCACGCAGAAAGACGGACAAAGCGGTATGCGTATTTCAGTATTCCAGGGTGAGCGCGACCTGGTAAAAGACAATCGCAAGCTGGCCGAATTCAACCTCACCGGCATCCCGGCCATGCCCGCGGGCTTACCCAAAGTAGAACTAAGTTTCCTCATCAATGCCGATGGAATATTGGTGGTGAAAGCAAAAGAGCTGCGCAGCGGAGTAGAACAAAGTATAGAAGTAAAGCCGCAATACGGACTCACCGATACAGAAGTAGAAAAAATGCTGCTGGAAAGCATCACCCATGCCGGAGACGATATGCAGGCAAGGGCATTGGTAGAAGCCAAAACAGAAGGAGAACAATTACTGGGCCTTACAGAAAAATTCATCTCCAAAAATCCCAGCCTGCTTTCAGCGGAAGAACTGCAAACCACCGCACAAGCCATGCAGGCCCTGCAACTGGCGTTGACGATGGACGATAAGAACCTCATTCAGAAAAAAACAGAAGAACTCAACGATATAACGCGGCCTTTTGCCGAACGGGCCATGGACCAGGCCGTGAGCCAAGCGATGAAAGGAAAGCAGATAGGCTAA
- a CDS encoding RDD family protein, which produces MNKNMRKVGDGTRALNFFIDTVIIFILAYAGYKVWDWYVIYWHYPYYKFGWFFFGILFIYYCFFEGLFSRTPGKWFTFSKVINAQQRKPSFPQIILRSLVRITIIDMFFIPFLGKPLHDYLSKTDVVEI; this is translated from the coding sequence ATGAATAAAAACATGCGCAAAGTTGGAGATGGCACCCGCGCACTTAATTTTTTTATCGATACCGTGATCATTTTCATACTCGCTTATGCCGGGTACAAGGTGTGGGACTGGTATGTGATTTACTGGCATTACCCTTATTACAAATTCGGATGGTTCTTCTTTGGCATACTGTTCATCTATTATTGTTTTTTTGAAGGATTGTTCAGCCGCACACCCGGCAAATGGTTCACTTTTTCAAAAGTGATCAATGCCCAGCAGCGAAAACCATCTTTCCCGCAGATCATCCTGCGAAGCCTTGTACGCATCACCATCATCGACATGTTTTTCATCCCCTTCCTGGGCAAACCTTTACACGATTACCTCAGTAAGACAGATGTAGTAGAAATCTAA
- the tyrS gene encoding tyrosine--tRNA ligase, which yields MTLIEELRWRGMVQDIMPGTEELLQKEMVSGYIGFDPTSDSLHIGSLVPILLLVHLQKAGHKPYALVGGATGMIGDPSGKSEERNLLSAEVLQHNQEGVRKQLSKFLDFDSAKPNAAVMVNNYDWFKGVGFLEFIRDAGKHITVNYMMAKDSVKKRLEGETGMSFTEFTYQLIQGYDFYWLYEHKNCKLQMGGSDQWGNITTGTELIRRKAGGEAFAFTCPLIRKADGGKFGKTEKGNVWLDATKTSPYQFYQFWLNASDDDAKQWIKIFTLLPHTEIDALLVEHEAAPHQRALQKKLARELTVFVHSEHDYDFAVKASEILFGNATTEALQSLNEEQLLQVMEGVPTVEVSKSQLETGYDIVSFLADTQIFPSKGEARKMWQSGGIGINKRKIGSDENLLKQSDLLQDKYLLVQKGKKNYYLVKAV from the coding sequence ATGACGCTCATAGAAGAACTCAGGTGGAGAGGAATGGTGCAGGACATCATGCCTGGCACGGAAGAACTGTTGCAGAAAGAAATGGTATCCGGCTATATTGGTTTTGACCCTACCTCCGATAGTTTGCATATCGGAAGCCTGGTTCCTATTCTCTTACTGGTACACCTGCAAAAGGCCGGTCATAAGCCTTATGCGTTGGTAGGCGGCGCCACCGGCATGATTGGTGACCCCAGTGGCAAGAGCGAAGAAAGAAACCTATTGAGTGCAGAAGTGCTGCAACACAACCAGGAAGGCGTTCGCAAGCAATTGTCCAAATTCCTGGATTTCGACAGCGCCAAACCCAATGCGGCAGTTATGGTGAACAACTATGATTGGTTCAAAGGCGTTGGCTTCCTCGAGTTCATCCGCGATGCCGGCAAACACATCACCGTCAATTATATGATGGCGAAAGACAGTGTGAAGAAAAGACTGGAAGGCGAAACCGGCATGAGCTTTACTGAATTTACTTATCAACTGATACAGGGCTATGATTTTTACTGGCTCTACGAGCATAAAAATTGCAAACTGCAAATGGGTGGCAGCGACCAGTGGGGTAATATCACCACCGGTACTGAACTGATCCGCCGCAAAGCTGGTGGGGAAGCGTTTGCATTTACCTGTCCGCTCATTCGTAAAGCCGATGGCGGTAAATTCGGCAAAACGGAGAAAGGCAATGTATGGTTGGATGCTACTAAAACATCGCCCTACCAGTTTTACCAGTTCTGGCTCAATGCCAGTGATGATGATGCCAAACAGTGGATCAAAATATTTACCCTTCTGCCCCATACTGAAATTGATGCGTTGCTGGTTGAGCACGAAGCAGCGCCACACCAGCGTGCATTGCAAAAAAAGCTGGCACGTGAACTGACGGTGTTCGTGCACAGTGAACACGATTATGATTTTGCCGTGAAAGCATCGGAGATACTGTTTGGCAATGCTACTACCGAAGCTTTGCAAAGCCTGAATGAAGAGCAATTATTGCAGGTGATGGAAGGTGTTCCCACGGTAGAGGTGAGCAAATCGCAACTCGAAACGGGATATGATATTGTAAGCTTCCTGGCCGACACACAAATTTTCCCCAGCAAAGGAGAGGCGCGTAAAATGTGGCAGTCGGGCGGCATTGGCATCAACAAAAGAAAGATTGGCAGCGATGAAAATTTGCTGAAGCAGTCAGATCTCTTGCAGGATAAATATTTGCTGGTGCAAAAAGGCAAGAAAAATTACTACCTCGTAAAAGCCGTATAG
- a CDS encoding amidohydrolase family protein: MRQKLQFLSLFVCLAFTAVRAQIPKAPEKKEGDGPYTQLIIRGVTLINGTGAPPFGPVDIVVEQNRIVQIQTVGSPGAAIDPARRPVLKQGGKELNCEGMYVLPGLIDMHGHIGGKEQGTPAEYVFKLWMAHGITTIRDPSAGNGLDWTLDEKQKSAANLITAPRIYAYTVFGQSSKTPITTADQARAWVQENARKGADGIKFFGARPEVMDAALRENKKLGLRSCCHHAQLDVARWNVLNSARAGLTSMEHWYGLPEALFTDKTIQQYPLDYNYNNEQDRFEEAGKLWKQAAAPYSEHWNKVMNELLSLDFTLDPTFNIYDANRDLQRARRAEWHEWYTLPSLWQFYEPSRQSHGSYWHHWGTEQEVEWKNNYRLWMTFVNEYKNRGGRVTAGSDNGFIYETYGFGYIRELELLREAGFHPLEVIRSATLYGAQALGADKEIGSVETGKLADLVVIDANPLQNLQVLYGTGAITLTKENKVVRSGGVLYTIKDGIVYNAKQLLADVKAMVDAEKQKTGWQLKQPGMQ, encoded by the coding sequence ATGAGACAAAAATTGCAGTTCCTTTCCCTGTTCGTTTGTTTGGCATTTACTGCCGTTCGTGCGCAGATTCCCAAAGCGCCTGAGAAAAAAGAAGGTGATGGTCCTTATACCCAACTGATCATCCGGGGTGTTACATTGATCAATGGTACTGGTGCGCCGCCTTTTGGTCCGGTTGATATTGTGGTAGAGCAAAACCGCATTGTGCAGATACAAACGGTGGGAAGCCCGGGGGCGGCCATTGATCCAGCCCGAAGGCCGGTGCTCAAACAGGGCGGGAAAGAACTCAACTGTGAAGGCATGTATGTGTTGCCCGGCCTCATAGACATGCATGGGCATATCGGTGGCAAAGAGCAGGGCACTCCTGCCGAATACGTTTTCAAACTGTGGATGGCGCATGGTATTACCACCATCAGGGATCCATCGGCCGGCAACGGACTGGATTGGACACTTGACGAGAAACAAAAAAGCGCCGCCAATCTCATTACAGCACCCAGGATATATGCCTATACGGTATTCGGACAAAGCAGTAAAACACCCATCACCACTGCCGACCAGGCACGTGCCTGGGTACAAGAGAATGCACGCAAGGGGGCCGATGGCATCAAATTTTTTGGTGCACGACCAGAGGTTATGGATGCTGCACTTCGTGAAAATAAAAAACTGGGATTGCGATCTTGTTGCCACCATGCGCAACTCGATGTAGCGCGTTGGAATGTGTTGAATTCTGCCCGTGCCGGACTCACCAGCATGGAGCACTGGTATGGTTTGCCCGAGGCATTGTTCACCGATAAAACCATCCAACAATACCCACTCGATTACAATTACAACAATGAGCAGGATCGTTTTGAAGAAGCGGGCAAACTGTGGAAGCAGGCGGCCGCACCTTACTCAGAACATTGGAATAAAGTGATGAATGAATTGTTATCGCTCGATTTTACATTGGATCCTACATTCAATATTTACGATGCCAACCGCGACCTGCAAAGAGCGCGCAGGGCTGAATGGCATGAGTGGTATACGTTGCCATCGCTTTGGCAGTTTTACGAGCCCAGCCGGCAATCGCATGGTTCTTATTGGCATCATTGGGGAACGGAGCAGGAAGTGGAATGGAAAAACAATTACCGGTTGTGGATGACATTCGTGAACGAATACAAAAACCGCGGCGGACGTGTGACTGCCGGGTCTGATAACGGCTTCATTTATGAAACTTATGGATTCGGTTATATCCGCGAGCTGGAGTTGTTGCGTGAAGCAGGTTTCCATCCGTTGGAAGTGATCCGTTCAGCTACTTTATACGGAGCGCAGGCCCTTGGCGCCGATAAAGAAATCGGCAGCGTGGAAACGGGTAAGCTGGCCGATCTGGTGGTCATCGATGCCAATCCTTTGCAAAACCTGCAAGTGTTGTATGGCACGGGAGCCATTACCCTTACCAAAGAAAACAAAGTGGTGCGCAGCGGTGGCGTATTGTATACCATTAAAGATGGCATTGTGTACAATGCCAAACAATTACTGGCCGACGTGAAAGCCATGGTAGATGCTGAAAAGCAAAAAACCGGCTGGCAATTGAAGCAGCCGGGGATGCAATAA
- a CDS encoding GDSL-type esterase/lipase family protein, translating to MSKLILFAAFIACILLMSFNYDKKKKVIFFGDSITQIGAQPGGYIRLMDSLLKQEGAENKYELIGAGIGGNKVYDLYLRMEEDVISKSPDIVVIYIGVNDVWHKSSFGTGTDYDKFGKFYEAIVKKLRAAGSKVILCTPAVIGEKKDFSNQQDGDMNQYSSWIRQFAAKESLPLVDLRTLFHEYELQNNPDNKESGILTRDRVHLNAAGNLLVAEAMWKAIKSL from the coding sequence ATGTCAAAACTCATCCTTTTTGCCGCGTTTATTGCCTGTATCCTGCTCATGTCATTCAATTATGACAAGAAGAAAAAAGTAATATTTTTTGGTGATTCTATTACCCAGATAGGGGCCCAGCCAGGCGGCTATATCCGGCTAATGGACTCGCTCCTGAAACAGGAAGGAGCAGAAAATAAATATGAACTGATAGGCGCTGGTATCGGCGGTAACAAAGTATATGATCTTTACCTGCGGATGGAAGAAGACGTAATCAGCAAGAGCCCGGACATCGTAGTCATTTACATTGGTGTAAACGATGTGTGGCATAAATCCAGCTTTGGCACCGGTACCGATTACGATAAGTTCGGGAAATTCTATGAAGCCATTGTTAAGAAATTAAGGGCTGCTGGTTCTAAAGTGATTCTCTGCACTCCCGCCGTAATAGGTGAGAAGAAAGATTTCTCCAACCAACAGGATGGCGATATGAACCAGTACAGTAGTTGGATCAGGCAGTTTGCAGCCAAAGAATCTTTGCCGCTGGTAGACCTGCGCACCCTTTTCCACGAATACGAACTCCAAAACAATCCCGATAACAAAGAATCAGGCATTTTAACGCGCGACAGGGTACACCTGAATGCAGCCGGTAACCTGCTCGTAGCGGAAGCTATGTGGAAAGCCATCAAATCCCTGTAA
- a CDS encoding MBL fold metallo-hydrolase, whose protein sequence is MATFDSPGSTTGEITLLGTGGGYGESAVVHLGNNRWLIIDSCINPITRRALPLEYLQKIGVSMSDVCLIICTHWHDDHILGIAAVLEACVNSKFAFARANDLRKFLQFVQLDYSKLKTNQSNSSTVEFGRCMDILLARKVQPIWAGQDRVLYREQLGEGISSEVISLSPSDATIATFDAEVSSLITEFGPPNKKIVVRSPNAKSVVTFIKLGNHRALLGADLEVGSAADEGWNNILNACATIDQRASLFKIPHHGSENGYHPEVWKRLLVEDPVAKLTPWNLHDKLPQAAMLEVFKKHSKQVYMTSPIVGAGKPKKRRKNVEKLLRELGGRLHEVKFTEGTIRSRIAMDDKAAQWEVVAFPAAIQV, encoded by the coding sequence ATGGCGACATTTGATAGCCCAGGAAGTACTACCGGAGAAATTACCTTATTGGGAACGGGCGGCGGCTATGGGGAATCGGCTGTGGTTCATTTGGGAAACAACAGGTGGCTGATCATTGATTCTTGTATCAATCCAATCACCCGTCGAGCTTTGCCGCTAGAGTACTTGCAAAAGATTGGTGTTTCGATGAGTGACGTGTGCTTGATCATTTGCACGCATTGGCATGATGATCATATTCTGGGTATAGCCGCTGTGCTGGAAGCCTGCGTTAATTCGAAGTTCGCCTTTGCCAGGGCGAATGATCTAAGAAAATTCCTGCAATTTGTACAGTTGGATTATTCGAAGCTGAAAACAAATCAATCGAATTCGTCGACAGTGGAATTTGGTCGTTGTATGGACATTTTGCTGGCCAGGAAGGTTCAGCCAATCTGGGCGGGGCAGGATCGGGTGCTGTACCGGGAGCAGCTGGGCGAAGGCATCAGCAGTGAGGTGATTAGCCTTTCACCATCGGATGCGACAATTGCAACATTCGACGCGGAGGTTTCCAGCCTGATCACAGAATTCGGGCCGCCGAACAAGAAGATCGTCGTTCGGTCGCCCAATGCGAAGTCGGTTGTTACGTTTATCAAGCTCGGAAATCACCGCGCATTGCTTGGGGCCGACCTCGAGGTGGGTTCGGCGGCCGATGAGGGATGGAATAATATTCTCAACGCTTGTGCAACGATTGACCAGCGCGCCTCGCTGTTCAAGATCCCACATCATGGTTCTGAGAACGGCTATCATCCGGAGGTCTGGAAACGATTGCTCGTGGAAGATCCCGTTGCCAAGCTGACGCCGTGGAATTTGCATGATAAACTCCCGCAAGCAGCGATGTTGGAGGTATTCAAGAAACACAGTAAGCAGGTATATATGACTTCCCCTATTGTGGGTGCCGGCAAACCGAAGAAACGCAGAAAGAACGTAGAGAAGCTATTACGGGAACTGGGTGGCAGGTTACACGAGGTCAAATTTACGGAGGGCACGATCCGGTCGAGGATTGCGATGGACGACAAAGCCGCGCAATGGGAAGTGGTGGCTTTTCCGGCGGCGATTCAAGTTTAG